In one window of Palaemon carinicauda isolate YSFRI2023 chromosome 2, ASM3689809v2, whole genome shotgun sequence DNA:
- the LOC137615235 gene encoding axoneme-associated protein mst101(1)-like: MQHAAEKKECSTQQKKECSTVQKKEYSTVQKKEYSTVQKKEYSTVQKKEYSTVQKKEYSTVQKKECSTQQKKERMQHAAHAAVKRKNAAVKRKNAACRSKKKENAARSSKKKENAARSSKKKENAARSSKKKENAARSSKKKHAAVKRKNAARSSKKKECSTQQ; this comes from the exons atgcagcacgcagcagaaaagaaagaatgcagcacgcagcagaaGAAAGAATGCAGCACGGTGCAGAAGAAAGAATACAGCACGGTGCAGAAGAAAGAATACAGCACGGTGCAGAAGAAAGAATACAGCACGGTGCAGAAGAAAGAATACAGCACGGTGCAGAAGAAAGAATACAGCACGGTGCAGAAAaaagaatgcagcacgcagcagaagaaagaaagaatgcagcacgcagca cacgcagcagtaaAAAGAAAGAATGCAGCAGTAAAAAGAAAGAATGCAGCATGCAGAAGTAAAAAGAaagagaatgcagcacgcagcagtaaaaagaaagagaatgcagcacgcagcagtaaaaagaaagagaatgcagcacgcagcagtaaaaagaaagagaatgcagcacgcagcagtaaAAAGAAGCACGCAGCAGTAAAAAgaaagaatgcagcacgcagcagtaaaaagaaagaatgcagcacgcagcagtaa